The Anaerobranca californiensis DSM 14826 nucleotide sequence GGTCTATCTCCAGTAGGCTATAAAAATGAGCAAGGCGAGGTTGAGATGCAACCAGCATATAAAGAAGACCTTGGAAGAGATACTATGTCATCTGAAGAAAAAAGAAAATGGGAATATAGATTTAGTAATATGAGAGACAAGTTAGAAAGTGAATTAAAGAAAGCAAAACGAAGGGAATGGTAGATAAATACATACACTTCAAAATTATTTTAGAGATAATAGTGCCACCGAAAGCTACGAAAAATGGTACGTTAAAATTTTCAGCAACAATATATAGTGGCGCGAAATCGTATTAAAATACTATATATTGTATGTTTTTCGATGCAACTTTATTTTTTCGGAGGCCTCCCACCCAGTTGACAAGTGACAAACTTTAAAAATAAAAAAAAGAGATAGAAAAAACTTAAGCAGTGATTGCTATCACAAGAAATTAAAGAGGTCCATACCATGGATATAGCCGCCCTATCAATGAACCTAAACCAAGCAAAAGTAGCTCAAGAAACAAGCCTTGCAATAATGAAACTTGCAATGGGTACAGGCAAACAAACAGCAAATGAAACAGTTAAGATTATAGAAAAGAGTGTTGATTCAAACTTAGGAAGAATAATAGATGTAAGCGTGCGAAATTATGGATAATAAAGAAGAACTTCAATTGGTAAAATGAAGATGATTTTTTAAATATTAAACATTCCATTGATATGTTAATTATAA carries:
- a CDS encoding YjfB family protein translates to MDIAALSMNLNQAKVAQETSLAIMKLAMGTGKQTANETVKIIEKSVDSNLGRIIDVSVRNYG